CTTTCGCTTATTTTCTGCAAATGTGGCATAAAATTTTCAGTGCTTTCGCATTAAAATTTTGCTCTATTATCAGTTAATTGTAGGTATGTTTGTTTGCAGGACGGGAAATCCTTCCGAGCCAGTTGGAAATTTCACAATAGATGATGATGTGAGGAACGAGGAAGTTGGCAAACCACAAGTACTAGTTGACAAACGGGAGACCGCATATGCAGTTAGAAGGAAGCAATCTCTCAGAGCGCGATACATATTcggttttattttctttacaaCAAACTTATTAGCTTGGTTTTTCCGAGACTACGGGTACAAGATTCTCCATGGCCTTCGCCGTAAGTGCATTGTAGCTCTATAATGGATGTGACCAATATATTATTGGACTGTTGAATGCGCCATGTTATATTTCGTGCGATAATATATTTTGCAGTTTGTAGGTTCTTTTCGATCACATAGAAGTATGTGACTCATTTACGTAGAATACAAACTTGTCGTAGTCGAAATAAAGAAGGATTAATACTAATTTGCTCGTGCTTTTAACAAAAAGGATGCTCGCAGAGGTTCCATTTCAGTTTGTTCTATAACAAAGCTCTGGAAATTTATACATGAGAGCCTTAAAACAAAGTGTTGTTCGTGCATACTAACCTTTGCCAATGAAGGTTCTAAGAGAATGCTCATAATTAATAAACAGCTACTAATTATGCTGCTAACGCGAAATCCTCCGGCAGAGTGACTGGTGATTTAGTTTCTTAGTCACGCTATCTATTCAATGCATTGAGATTATTAGTTCTGCTATGCCTATATTGCAGCCTAAGTCTAACTGTTTCTTTGGGCTAACATGCAGATCACCCCCAGGATATATCAATGATTTGCACTTTACCCCCTTGATAATCAAAACCTGCAGAATACCCTTGATAAATTAGGCTCCGTGCTTTTTGCCTGATAGAAGGGGTAAACTGTTcagatattatttttctagggATTCAAATATCTATGGgtagttttttataatttagcctttttcttttccctgtATCTCGTGCCGGTAGGATCATCTTCCCTCTTTAATGGTAAGATAGCTTCTAGACACGTGAgctttttatttactaattttaaacTGAAGACTTAAAAGCCAGAGTTGGGAAATGAGATGTTATCTATctgttttcttttcctcatGACTTTGAACGGCATTATGTGTTATGTATATAATCTAGTCTTCGTCAACATATTTGGTGTACATCATTCTATTATATACATGTACTGCAAAAACATAAGCTCTTAGCGGCTTTCATCGGAATAAAGAAGAAAGTGCTAAACTGATAATGCTTCTTGAAGCAAAAATTTATAACTGTTTCTGGTCTAAGGTTGTAAACCATTAAGTTGGTTAGATTTTTTCACTTGATTTCCTCTCTTAATATGTATTGCACATTCGTTCTATCACAGTATCTCCATTCATTCAATCGTTGTATCTCTTCTTCAGATATAGCAGTGTGCGGAGAAAAAGGGGATGAATGCTTTCATGCTGGGGGTGTCCTTCGTGTGAGCCTAGGGTGCTTCATATCCTTTTAAGATAGAGAGATTTCGTTTCATTTTAGTTCTCgtgaaattctaattttgattgGAAATGATGTTTTCAATGGTGCTTCTCAACATTCTCCTATGTAAGTTTAGAagcttttacatatatatccttgcaaaatcatctatatatatctctttaaaatattaatttttcatatatacccatgaaaagtaaaattttgaatgaaaatgCCATCATCATAATTTGGGGATCAGTCCCCATTTCTTGGAAGGATTTGGAAAGAATTTCGTTTTGTATCAAAAAGGTTTTCTGAGATTCAAGTTTGTAAGAACAAGGGTATATCTAATATTCTTTGAGGTGTATATCTGTAACTTCAAGAGTCTACTTGGTTTTACACACTGTGTTCGAAAGATTGGGATCTCTTTGCAATTGCCTTAATAGAAATCTTCAGATTTTTTTCTCTGTTATGTTTGCTAGTACATTTGGAGCTCGTAAGCTGCATGAAGTTCGTGATTGTTGGCATTCAAGATGctggattttaaaatttcttctgTTCCTTGTGTCAATTGTGATCTCATTCATCATCCCTAAAACTTTCATCCAACTCTACGGTGCGTTAAATCATCAATGATTTATCATCCCAAATATGATTGTGTGACGCCCTAATAGAATAGTCCATTGGATAGGAGAAGAAATATAATTGGAGATATTAAGAGGTCAGGGACCCTAGTAacaataactgggtttaagcattttggcctAGCAGTTTGGGCATAACGAGTTATTAGTTCTAGTGGATTGGGTCGTTACAATTTGTATCAAAGAGCCGGTTCATTACCAGGAAATGTGAGGTGGGTCTCACATCGCCTTGGGTGATTTTGGACTATGTATGTGATTGGGCTGATGAAGACGTCATAATATGGGAGAGTCTGTCATATGTGACGAAGACTTTAGTTATAACAACTAGGCTTTACTATTTTGGGTCGGTGATTTAGGTTCAACAAGTGAGCTTTCCAATGCATTTTGAATCGTGTAACGACTCAGTTCACTAGTGCTAATAACTCATTAGGCCCAAAccactagcccaaaatgctcaagcccagttattattgctagtgttCCCTGTTTCTTGTATTTTCAATCGTATCTTCCTTTTCATTCGATGTGAGACTATTTTATTGGGGCCGTACAGACTTCttctgtttagaccctgacttTCTCTTCAGGTCCCCTTCTTTAGTCATTCCCTAACCTAAGATCACGAAGCTATGTGAGATCTATCTTGCATTTTAGGCTAGTGAACTATCTCTGATACatctttgataccaaatgtaacaatgCAGACTCCTCCTGTTTTAGACGCTGATGTCCTCATCAGGTCTCATTGCCTAGCCTAGGTCGCCAAGCAAAGTGAGATCTGTCCCATCTCATGTTTTCAACTGGCAAACTAGTTCTAATACCAAATATAACTATCTTTTCCACTAGTATTAATAACTTGTTTGGCCAAACCAttgtccaaaatgcttaaacccagttattattactatggTCCCTGgtccttatatttttattcacaATTCATTGTCTATCCGACGTGGCACTATCTACTATTTAGGGTGTCAATGAGTCACCTCGTTTAGATCAAACAGGGACCATCTCACATTTTCGGTTGGCAAACAGGCTCTTATACCGAATATAACGACCCTGTCTACTAACGTTAATAccttgttgggcccaaaccatatgcccaaatgcttaagcccaattgcTAGAACTAGAGTTTCCGTCACTCATAAGCCTCTCACACTCTCCAATATTAtttgatgtgggactattggggtgtcacaaattTCAAGGTTCATGTAAATATAAGTTGTTGATCTTCTATGTGGGAATGGAGTTCCATTTCTTAGTTTATTTTAAGTACCTATATTAATGGccacatcatttatttttattttttgaatgaaaCAAAATATCAATTTACCAAATTCTTATTTCAAATCGTTGTAGTTCATGTGTAATTAAGTAAAACTtgctttataattattttacactaGCATCATGTCATTGATGTGAACAATAGAAAACCTTAGTTGATTGACATGAGAGTGATactccatttttctcttttttgtagGTGAAGTTGCTCGCATCGGTGCAGGGTAAATTGTAACACTTTTATATTATAAGTTCTTTATTTACAGAAATACATAGGAACATGCTGGTCAAAAGCAAAACAATGGAAGTATTTCAGTATTTTGCTGCACGTGCGCATTTGGTCAATGTGTATGCATGTATGAAGCAACTAAGAAACAGTTGGCCCACAATTTCCTCTCATTTATGAATTTTGTAGGATATTTCTTCTACTCCAGCTCATAAGCATGCTTCAATTCCTGGCATGGTGCAATAGCCAATGGATGCCGGATCCGCAATCAGGTCGATGGTATTGTATCATATAAGAACCATAGCTCTATAATACATCATCCATTTCATCTTCTTATGTCATGGTACCTAAATCTTTGCATTTAACTGTCTTGCTTAAGATAGCAGCTCTTCTATGGGCTATGAATAATTGTTCCTAGAAAGGTAACATAGAACTTTTGCGTATTGCAATAGGACGTAGAAATAACTCCGATCAGGCTGATGGATGACAAGATTATTACTAGATAATCAAAGCCCTACTGATTGATATACATTCACAAAATGGAAGTCAGAAGTTTAATATGAAACTTTGTAGCGAGGCATAATTTCACAAGATTCTACAATCCAATTGGATGCAAAAAAGACCCTATACATGCAACACGTCCACGATTAACTTACTATTTTGTCAGAACTCAGAAGACCATGAAATTAAGAATAGAACAATGTAAAATAATGTCAACAATGAAATATTCATACAACAAAGATGTGTCCCAATTATGAATCCTTGAATAACTATAAGAAAACATTTCACGTGATGCAGATGTTTTGCTAacaaaaacctacactttttttttgtttccttgatGATTCCTTTGTCTGCAGCTCTTAGAAgaattaaaaatactttaagtagtcctaggtttttttttttttctattgaagTAGAAAAGAGGAAATTCAACTTTTCTTGAGTTTTTGGACAGAATAATTCCGCTGGACTGTTGAAACATGGCCTGTTTTTCTCAAAGAATACTTAAAACCGAATTCTCACATCCTTAAGatattccttttttaaaaaattcttccTGTTGAATCTACATACAACAAATTTCACCTGTTAGACCTAATATATGTCCttatttgatgaatatatgtccttatttgatgaatatatgtgcAAGGTATTGTTAAATGACTTGCTTACTtctttgaaatttgagattAGACATAATTTCTTTCTTACGGTTTGAAAGGTTGACATAGCATTGACAGTCTTATCTTCAGTGGCTTCTTTGGGTTATTCTTGTCAACTATTTCCTACATTGCTTCCTTCAGTGGGATTGTCCTCATGTATATTATGTATGCTCCTCATTTGTCCTGCATAATCAACATTTTCTCTATTACATGGACGGCAATTTTGGTTATAATCATGATGATCGTGTCACTTCACTCGAAGGTATATTCCCATGGGCAACTTCCATTTCTCTCTATGTCATTTTCTTctctattttaatattttatttggcaaagttgatgaaaaataattGGTATTCCTATTTTTAATTCTGtttgttaaattttgtaaaacaaCTTACTAGGTAACAGCTAATATCAAGATTGTCTGCTTGTCTGGCCCACATGCTCTCAAGCAAATTGCACTCTCTTAAGTCTTTATTTTCTATCACTTGTGGAGAATATggtttttttaacttttctatATCCAATTGTAACATATGTAGTAATTTACTTCTTTGAATCTGATAGAAGGCTTATGGTTATTTTGGTTTTCGTTGTTTATTTGCCTGTTGCAATGTGAATATAGGTTTCTTGATAGGAAAGCTTATACTTGGCATTTCATAGTTTTCTT
This genomic window from Ananas comosus cultivar F153 linkage group 3, ASM154086v1, whole genome shotgun sequence contains:
- the LOC109708171 gene encoding probable serine incorporator isoform X1, whose protein sequence is MTGNPSEPVGNFTIDDDVRNEEVGKPQVLVDKRETAYAVRRKQSLRARYIFGFIFFTTNLLAWFFRDYGYKILHGLRHIAVCGEKGDECFHAGGVLRVSLGCFIFFSVMFASTFGARKLHEVRDCWHSRCWILKFLLFLVSIVISFIIPKTFIQLYGEVARIGAGIFLLLQLISMLQFLAWCNSQWMPDPQSGRCLIFSGFFGLFLSTISYIASFSGIVLMYIMYAPHLSCIINIFSITWTAILVIIMMIVSLHSKVNNGLLSSGIMGLYIVFLCWSAIESEPQNEKCKTPKKMAENGDWTTIVCFLIALCAIVMATFSTGIDTRSFQFVKDEAQLEDDIPYRYEIFHFVFSMGAMYFAMLFISWELDHPTRKWSIDVGWASTWVKIINEWLAASIYLWKLISPVIMRDNAIHHEESMQNVHSLV
- the LOC109708171 gene encoding probable serine incorporator isoform X2 encodes the protein MTGNPSEPVGNFTIDDDVRNEEVGKPQVLVDKRETAYAVRRKQSLRARYIFGFIFFTTNLLAWFFRDYGYKILHGLRHIAVCGEKGDECFHAGGVLRVSLGCFIFFSVMFASTFGARKLHEVRDCWHSRCWILKFLLFLVSIVISFIIPKTFIQLYGEVARIGAGIFLLLQLISMLQFLAWCNSQWMPDPQSGRCGFFGLFLSTISYIASFSGIVLMYIMYAPHLSCIINIFSITWTAILVIIMMIVSLHSKVNNGLLSSGIMGLYIVFLCWSAIESEPQNEKCKTPKKMAENGDWTTIVCFLIALCAIVMATFSTGIDTRSFQFVKDEAQLEDDIPYRYEIFHFVFSMGAMYFAMLFISWELDHPTRKWSIDVGWASTWVKIINEWLAASIYLWKLISPVIMRDNAIHHEESMQNVHSLV
- the LOC109708171 gene encoding serine incorporator 1 isoform X4; translated protein: MTGNPSEPVGNFTIDDDVRNEEVGKPQVLVDKRETAYAVRRKQSLRARYIFGFIFFTTNLLAWFFRDYGYKILHGLRREVARIGAGIFLLLQLISMLQFLAWCNSQWMPDPQSGRCLIFSGFFGLFLSTISYIASFSGIVLMYIMYAPHLSCIINIFSITWTAILVIIMMIVSLHSKVNNGLLSSGIMGLYIVFLCWSAIESEPQNEKCKTPKKMAENGDWTTIVCFLIALCAIVMATFSTGIDTRSFQFVKDEAQLEDDIPYRYEIFHFVFSMGAMYFAMLFISWELDHPTRKWSIDVGWASTWVKIINEWLAASIYLWKLISPVIMRDNAIHHEESMQNVHSLV
- the LOC109708171 gene encoding probable serine incorporator isoform X3, with amino-acid sequence MTGNPSEPVGNFTIDDDVRNEEVGKPQVLVDKRETAYAVRRKQSLRARYIFGFIFFTTNLLAWFFRDYGYKILHGLRHIAVCGEKGDECFHAGGVLRVSLGCFIFFSVMFASTFGARKLHEVRDCWHSRCWILKFLLFLVSIVISFIIPKTFIQLYGEVARIGAGIFLLLQLISMLQFLAWCNSQWMPDPQSGRCLIFSGFFGLFLSTISYIASFSGIVLMYIMYAPHLSCIINIFSITWTAILVIIMMIVSLHSKVNNGLLSSGIMGLYIVFLCWSAIESEPQNEKCKTPKKMAENGDWTTIVFVKDEAQLEDDIPYRYEIFHFVFSMGAMYFAMLFISWELDHPTRKWSIDVGWASTWVKIINEWLAASIYLWKLISPVIMRDNAIHHEESMQNVHSLV